The following coding sequences are from one Verrucosispora sp. WMMD573 window:
- a CDS encoding GTPase-associated system all-helical protein GASH, whose amino-acid sequence MSEDVLLRFLGSGLIDVGGDDTKLEKLRLTASDLAGSLRKSSSKALAYALVAFDPQAPVEDPVVVDALAALKKRWATYVNTFSGPPVAVVRAMLLDALAQAAADDDRIGVAVVASARNALPFIEAGDEREIWADVITEIEERVDARAETEWAIPSSIAVPAMAFEVPELKAPTVTTARAGRDYLKKQFRAAVGPQFSDPQQGVVATNGNPHWPQNNPREWVTEFGDRMADAVAQGIDAVASKTTIEQADLSDPLQALAASVSSYVENTLNTVTAATAGLQRRTNLLWWKETLFSPTTRVSYRDLPPATAATLMAFDLHQQVPMFSPASVAAFLSEAVVGLPSIDQDKTYPLRELVAEAQTEAGLAVLRTAGAVVISPPEGRGPLLALIAYPDVPAACAEAEFRRLTGVPPDAQLTLPGWASWVFRELQAARASKGGSNAIRRSRRS is encoded by the coding sequence GTGAGTGAGGACGTCCTGCTCCGCTTTCTCGGCAGCGGGCTGATCGATGTCGGCGGAGACGACACCAAGCTCGAGAAACTCAGGTTGACCGCAAGTGATCTTGCCGGATCCCTGAGGAAGTCGTCGTCTAAGGCGTTGGCCTACGCCTTGGTGGCCTTCGACCCTCAGGCGCCCGTCGAGGATCCGGTCGTTGTTGACGCTCTCGCCGCCCTCAAGAAGCGCTGGGCGACCTACGTCAACACCTTCTCTGGCCCCCCGGTCGCAGTGGTCCGGGCGATGCTCCTGGATGCCCTGGCGCAGGCCGCAGCGGACGACGATCGCATAGGCGTGGCCGTCGTCGCCTCGGCACGCAACGCGCTCCCATTCATCGAGGCCGGGGACGAGCGGGAAATCTGGGCCGACGTGATCACAGAGATCGAGGAACGAGTCGACGCGCGCGCCGAGACCGAGTGGGCAATACCGTCCTCGATTGCGGTTCCGGCCATGGCGTTCGAAGTTCCGGAGTTGAAAGCGCCGACGGTGACGACGGCACGCGCTGGCCGCGATTACCTCAAGAAGCAGTTTCGGGCGGCCGTCGGACCGCAGTTTAGTGATCCCCAACAGGGCGTTGTGGCTACGAACGGAAACCCTCACTGGCCACAGAACAACCCGAGGGAGTGGGTAACCGAGTTCGGCGACCGCATGGCCGATGCCGTGGCTCAGGGCATCGATGCTGTCGCCAGCAAGACCACGATCGAACAAGCGGATCTTTCGGACCCGCTCCAAGCGTTGGCGGCGAGCGTTTCCAGCTATGTCGAAAATACCCTCAATACCGTGACCGCCGCCACAGCCGGTCTGCAGCGACGGACCAACCTGCTCTGGTGGAAGGAAACCCTGTTCTCCCCGACTACCCGGGTCAGTTACCGGGATCTGCCGCCGGCCACTGCGGCGACGCTGATGGCCTTCGACCTACATCAGCAGGTCCCGATGTTCTCCCCAGCGAGCGTGGCAGCCTTCTTGTCTGAGGCCGTGGTAGGTCTTCCCTCGATCGATCAGGACAAGACCTACCCGCTGCGCGAGTTGGTGGCGGAAGCGCAAACGGAGGCTGGGCTGGCTGTGCTTCGCACCGCCGGAGCCGTCGTGATTTCTCCGCCTGAGGGCCGAGGTCCTCTTCTGGCTTTGATCGCCTATCCCGACGTGCCCGCGGCGTGCGCCGAGGCGGAGTTCCGGCGATTGACCGGGGTGCCGCCAGACGCGCAGCTCACGCTGCCGGGCTGGGCTAGTTGGGTTTTCCGTGAGCTACAGGCGGCTAGGGCTTCGAAGGGTGGCTCGAACGCCATACGCCGGTCGCGGAGGAGCTAG
- a CDS encoding effector-associated domain EAD1-containing protein, protein MIVEQAIFGEVKGGHAVKAASGDPMLAAELAPRLDLPDTVPPGVDWSPFVSGFAHRHHFVVARTFMDVRAARAGMVLSHALIVPIEDVVHAPDLRPLFDRLIVEANAPSDLPALNLDLGHEVPPPSADLPAAAAALSTREAGPVVRLGNHGFDELVISLWGRLLPAMRRRFAFRLSFGPGDLVETPQPALVCTPPSLIGRWRGQRLIEAQYPKVPTLAAAMLSGSSEGEALRSFTDRIGAELTSFSDLSLLEEAYRLTVLKPDTIANTVAAVRLVGRLSPTTAHGADDKASLMGRLTSHLGNATADDVLPLRNLALRGFDQAERVWAELENWAARNSFPAAQDPAFMLVIADAMEASESTEDWRTAVLGGLSRSARAQGAAFVTAFWRWAEADPAIVKLLWKVVEADTGLEDRLVSVAPQRLKCDAARPILEHARQEHLYRLHGATASAAYDPAEAVRLQVAVEPPPAAADGVRLALSKATPREVLVCAAKVVDPRVIQLAAEQVAQTPTLLADEDLSREAARLVWSTALDLNMDAWRGPADPRSAFDAVLVDVLDSRPAPPQLVERLSRTPLADLTGFARRPELWSTLTGTTRDALIRATARGWLDNAAANRATPGLEPEIQAAILSDHKLDALLDQFADGRVGAAIQIMLALPAFDEHRFCAWLRLVANHSRPIPPTDAEAIGRLTQERRWRHATDELLRMLRNRREDIRPALRACVSMLGPLDRWWHKLSPISPAEKWESLETLAAELFETGPDHDNLWARAGGHNADLQQFGNGRARWRDALSRIRRGGKGPRVDKLLREMLTEFPSNASLRFMADDKEFGGRL, encoded by the coding sequence GTGATCGTGGAGCAGGCAATATTCGGTGAGGTCAAAGGCGGCCATGCAGTCAAGGCGGCGAGCGGCGACCCAATGCTGGCGGCCGAGCTCGCGCCGCGCCTCGACCTGCCGGACACGGTGCCGCCCGGCGTGGACTGGTCGCCGTTTGTATCAGGCTTCGCACATCGGCACCACTTCGTGGTGGCACGCACCTTTATGGACGTGCGCGCAGCGAGGGCCGGCATGGTGCTGTCCCACGCACTCATCGTGCCAATCGAGGACGTCGTCCACGCACCCGATCTCCGCCCCCTCTTCGATCGACTGATCGTTGAGGCAAACGCGCCGTCGGACCTCCCGGCCCTAAATCTCGACCTTGGTCACGAAGTTCCACCGCCATCGGCCGATCTGCCGGCGGCGGCAGCAGCGCTCTCGACCCGCGAAGCCGGGCCCGTGGTTCGCCTCGGGAACCACGGCTTCGACGAGCTGGTGATATCCCTCTGGGGAAGGCTCTTGCCCGCAATGCGCCGACGCTTCGCCTTCCGGCTGAGCTTCGGCCCCGGCGACCTCGTCGAGACGCCACAACCCGCGCTGGTCTGCACGCCTCCCAGCCTAATCGGGCGATGGCGGGGCCAGCGGCTGATCGAAGCGCAGTACCCCAAGGTGCCCACACTGGCCGCCGCCATGCTCAGCGGCTCCAGCGAAGGCGAGGCCCTGCGCTCCTTCACCGACCGAATCGGTGCCGAGCTCACCAGCTTCAGCGATCTCTCGTTACTCGAGGAAGCGTACCGACTTACCGTTCTGAAGCCGGACACGATCGCCAACACCGTAGCTGCTGTCCGCTTGGTGGGACGTCTATCGCCAACCACTGCGCACGGTGCAGACGACAAGGCCAGCCTGATGGGCCGTCTGACGTCACATCTGGGAAATGCCACGGCGGACGACGTTCTGCCGCTTCGCAACCTGGCTCTGCGAGGCTTTGATCAGGCCGAACGTGTGTGGGCTGAGCTGGAGAACTGGGCCGCGAGGAACAGCTTCCCAGCAGCTCAGGACCCTGCCTTCATGCTGGTCATCGCGGACGCGATGGAGGCATCGGAGAGCACGGAGGACTGGCGAACGGCGGTGCTAGGTGGCCTGTCGCGTTCCGCTCGCGCCCAAGGTGCAGCGTTCGTCACCGCATTCTGGCGGTGGGCGGAGGCAGACCCTGCAATCGTGAAGCTGCTCTGGAAGGTAGTCGAGGCAGACACGGGACTAGAGGACCGACTCGTCAGCGTCGCGCCGCAAAGGTTGAAGTGCGATGCCGCGCGACCAATCCTTGAACATGCCCGACAGGAACATCTCTACCGACTGCACGGTGCGACGGCGTCAGCTGCCTACGACCCTGCCGAGGCGGTTCGCCTGCAGGTCGCAGTCGAGCCACCGCCGGCCGCTGCGGACGGCGTCCGGCTAGCGCTCAGCAAGGCGACACCACGCGAGGTTTTAGTATGTGCAGCCAAGGTGGTCGATCCGAGGGTAATTCAGCTTGCCGCCGAGCAGGTCGCGCAGACACCAACACTGCTCGCGGACGAGGACCTGTCTCGGGAAGCGGCCCGACTGGTTTGGTCAACCGCCTTGGACCTCAACATGGACGCCTGGCGTGGCCCGGCAGATCCGCGCTCAGCCTTCGACGCCGTCCTCGTGGACGTGCTTGACAGTCGACCAGCCCCGCCCCAACTCGTCGAGCGCCTATCGCGCACACCGCTCGCCGATCTGACGGGATTCGCGCGTCGCCCCGAGCTGTGGTCAACGCTGACGGGCACAACCCGGGACGCCTTGATCCGTGCGACGGCGCGAGGATGGCTCGACAACGCCGCCGCCAATAGGGCCACTCCCGGCCTGGAGCCAGAAATCCAAGCCGCGATCCTTAGCGATCACAAGCTCGACGCGCTACTCGATCAGTTCGCGGACGGCCGAGTCGGTGCGGCCATCCAGATCATGCTGGCGCTGCCGGCCTTCGACGAACACCGTTTTTGCGCCTGGCTCCGCCTCGTGGCGAACCATTCCCGCCCCATCCCTCCTACCGACGCCGAGGCGATCGGGCGTCTGACGCAGGAGCGACGGTGGCGGCATGCTACGGACGAACTCCTACGAATGCTGCGGAACAGGCGCGAAGACATCCGGCCCGCCCTGCGCGCCTGTGTGTCGATGCTTGGTCCGCTGGACCGCTGGTGGCACAAGCTGTCCCCGATCAGCCCTGCGGAGAAATGGGAATCGCTAGAGACTCTGGCAGCCGAACTATTCGAAACCGGCCCAGACCATGACAATCTGTGGGCACGAGCCGGCGGCCACAACGCCGACCTTCAACAATTTGGAAACGGCCGCGCGAGGTGGCGGGACGCGCTCAGCAGGATCCGTCGCGGGGGTAAAGGCCCTCGGGTGGACAAGCTCCTGCGTGAGATGCTGACGGAATTTCCCTCAAATGCCTCGCTGCGTTTCATGGCTGACGACAAGGAATTCGGAGGCCGCCTGTGA
- a CDS encoding caspase family protein, whose amino-acid sequence MTFDKGRALVIGIANYNEISGLPEAVLNDARDIASVLQSTDYCGFLPGNIRQLLDGQATLDAIRAELAELASSVDPDDSVVIFFSGHGARIGSGPTETSALVPVDCRATKMRDSVLGEPEFSAALAGIKARRLLVLIDACQAGGAGTLKRNEHEEVRLGFDEKSLGRLAQGAGRVIIASSRANETSLVLRDARNSVFTERLLEAFKGKARTTGDGLIRVFDVFNYVSEQVRRTVPGRQHPIFKASDLEDNFPVALDRGGAKAASVVQPDAPERWREIEELMSDLYPAGPTDQDIWARAGGDVSRLKLSGTGRANWFAALRTLRLGGGGQNIKVQTLLGTVLSDFPHHAELAALRDELG is encoded by the coding sequence GTGACATTTGACAAAGGTCGCGCGCTGGTAATTGGCATTGCCAACTATAACGAGATCAGCGGCCTCCCTGAGGCCGTGCTAAACGATGCCCGCGACATCGCGTCGGTTCTTCAATCGACCGACTATTGTGGTTTCCTGCCTGGTAACATTCGGCAGCTTCTCGACGGGCAGGCTACGCTGGACGCCATTCGCGCTGAGCTGGCAGAGCTGGCGTCGTCGGTCGATCCGGACGACAGCGTCGTCATTTTTTTCTCGGGACACGGTGCGCGTATCGGCTCGGGACCTACCGAAACGAGCGCGCTAGTCCCGGTCGATTGCCGGGCTACCAAAATGCGGGACAGCGTGCTCGGGGAGCCGGAATTTTCGGCCGCCCTAGCTGGCATAAAGGCGAGGCGACTGCTCGTGCTTATTGACGCCTGCCAGGCCGGCGGCGCGGGCACCTTGAAGAGAAACGAGCATGAGGAAGTTCGGCTCGGGTTTGACGAGAAGTCCCTCGGAAGACTTGCGCAAGGCGCCGGCCGCGTGATCATTGCCTCCTCCCGGGCGAACGAGACGTCACTCGTGCTTCGGGACGCACGTAATAGCGTTTTCACGGAGCGACTACTCGAGGCGTTCAAGGGGAAGGCCCGAACGACGGGCGACGGACTCATCCGCGTCTTCGACGTTTTCAACTACGTCAGTGAGCAGGTCCGGCGAACCGTTCCTGGCCGACAGCATCCAATCTTCAAGGCATCGGACCTCGAAGACAACTTTCCAGTCGCGCTCGATCGAGGCGGAGCGAAGGCAGCGTCCGTCGTCCAGCCAGATGCCCCCGAGCGTTGGCGCGAGATCGAGGAACTCATGTCAGACCTTTACCCAGCCGGCCCGACCGATCAGGATATCTGGGCCCGAGCCGGAGGCGACGTTTCGCGCCTAAAGCTGAGCGGAACTGGCAGGGCGAACTGGTTCGCTGCCTTGCGTACTCTTCGGCTTGGCGGAGGCGGGCAAAACATTAAGGTTCAGACACTGCTCGGCACGGTACTCTCTGATTTTCCTCACCATGCGGAACTCGCGGCATTGAGAGATGAACTTGGGTAG
- a CDS encoding anthrone oxygenase family protein yields the protein MSEPIRLAVLAGATLTTGLVAGLFFAYACSVMPGLAATDGRTLVGTMQSINRKIINGWFLSVFIGGPLLVVVAVVGYVGTGGAVLGWLVAALVGHLVTFGVTGRCNVPLNNRLEAAGPVDGIEDLAGVRRWFETPWVRWNLVRTVSSVAAFACLIGALLAR from the coding sequence ATGTCGGAGCCGATCCGCCTCGCCGTGCTGGCCGGGGCAACACTTACCACCGGGTTGGTGGCGGGACTGTTCTTCGCGTACGCCTGCTCGGTGATGCCGGGTCTGGCCGCGACCGACGGTCGGACCCTGGTCGGCACCATGCAGTCGATCAATCGGAAGATCATCAACGGCTGGTTTCTGTCGGTGTTTATCGGTGGGCCGCTGCTCGTGGTGGTGGCCGTCGTCGGGTATGTCGGCACCGGCGGGGCGGTGCTCGGCTGGCTCGTCGCCGCGTTGGTAGGCCACCTGGTGACGTTCGGTGTCACGGGCCGGTGCAACGTGCCGCTCAACAACCGGTTGGAAGCTGCCGGGCCGGTCGACGGGATCGAGGATCTGGCGGGGGTACGGCGATGGTTCGAGACGCCCTGGGTGCGGTGGAACCTGGTCCGCACGGTCAGCTCGGTCGCCGCTTTCGCCTGTCTGATCGGCGCACTGCTCGCCCGCTGA
- a CDS encoding NAD-dependent epimerase/dehydratase family protein encodes MRIVVVGASGNVGSAVLRRLRRERDVEIVGVARRLPPTGAGEPYDAVRWHSCDIGLAGAADELTDVFAGAAAVVHLAWQIQPSHDQHVLRRTNVGGSRAVVDAVLRARVPALVYASSVGTYAPGPKDVPVSERWPATGVPGSSYSRDKATVEEMLDGIERSHPALRLVRMRPGLIFQRDAGIEISRYFLGPLAPVRLLRFGRLPLVPTNRRLRMQVVHADDVADAYARAIMGDARGAFNVAADPVLTPELVARHFHGWTVPVAAPVLRAAAALTWRARLQPVDAGWIELALNAPLMSSERAETELGWRPSIDSVTALRELFAGMAERAGTDSPPLAIPPSLPAGQGNPY; translated from the coding sequence ATGCGGATCGTGGTCGTGGGAGCGAGTGGGAACGTCGGTTCGGCGGTGCTGCGCCGGTTGCGGCGCGAGCGCGACGTGGAGATCGTCGGGGTGGCGCGGCGGTTGCCGCCGACGGGGGCGGGTGAGCCGTACGACGCGGTGCGGTGGCACTCCTGCGACATCGGCCTGGCCGGGGCGGCGGACGAGCTGACCGATGTCTTCGCCGGTGCCGCTGCGGTGGTGCACCTGGCCTGGCAGATCCAGCCCAGTCACGACCAGCACGTGTTGCGCCGTACGAATGTCGGCGGCAGCCGGGCGGTGGTCGACGCGGTGCTGCGCGCGCGGGTGCCGGCCCTGGTGTACGCCTCGTCGGTCGGCACCTACGCACCCGGCCCGAAGGACGTGCCGGTCAGCGAGCGCTGGCCGGCCACCGGGGTGCCCGGGTCGTCGTACAGCCGGGACAAGGCGACGGTGGAGGAGATGCTCGACGGGATCGAGCGGAGCCATCCGGCGCTACGGCTGGTCCGGATGCGTCCTGGCTTGATTTTCCAGCGGGATGCCGGCATCGAGATCAGCCGGTACTTCCTCGGCCCGCTGGCGCCGGTGCGGCTGCTACGGTTCGGCCGGCTACCGCTGGTACCGACCAACCGGCGGCTGCGGATGCAGGTGGTGCACGCCGACGACGTGGCTGACGCGTACGCCCGGGCGATCATGGGTGACGCCCGCGGCGCCTTCAACGTCGCGGCGGACCCGGTGCTGACTCCCGAGCTGGTGGCCCGGCACTTCCACGGCTGGACGGTGCCGGTGGCCGCCCCGGTGCTGCGGGCCGCCGCGGCGCTCACCTGGCGGGCACGGCTGCAACCGGTCGACGCCGGCTGGATCGAGCTGGCTCTCAACGCGCCGCTGATGTCCAGCGAGCGGGCCGAGACCGAGCTTGGCTGGCGCCCGAGCATCGACTCGGTCACCGCCCTGCGGGAACTCTTCGCCGGCATGGCCGAGCGCGCCGGAACAGACAGCCCGCCCCTCGCCATTCCACCCAGCCTCCCGGCCGGCCAGGGCAACCCCTACTGA
- a CDS encoding ABC transporter permease, with product MNRLVTVAEMTLRELARRRGVLLLLLLMPLTFWLIRRDSYVGQSVRALLLGISWAVSTAALFATSAARELEPRLRLAGYRPHHLYLGRMLGLWALGLAIAVPFFLITVVDANNLRYGGIAVAMLCCVAVAAPFGMLIGALLPRELEGTLLLLTVVAMQMLLDPADAGAKLTPFWSSREIGTWAVDHTDDGYLIRGVLHGLVVTVLLIVTVAAVFAVRLRRRRHLHHVPIA from the coding sequence GTGAACCGGTTGGTCACCGTGGCCGAGATGACGCTGCGGGAGCTGGCGCGCCGCCGGGGCGTACTCCTGCTCCTGCTGTTGATGCCGTTGACCTTCTGGCTGATCCGGCGCGACTCCTACGTCGGGCAGTCGGTGCGCGCGCTGCTGCTCGGCATCAGTTGGGCGGTCAGCACCGCAGCCCTCTTCGCCACCAGCGCGGCTCGCGAACTGGAGCCCCGGCTCCGGCTCGCCGGCTACCGGCCGCACCACCTCTACCTCGGGCGGATGCTCGGCCTGTGGGCGCTGGGGCTGGCCATCGCGGTGCCGTTCTTCCTGATCACCGTCGTCGACGCGAACAACCTGCGGTATGGCGGCATCGCCGTGGCGATGCTCTGCTGCGTGGCGGTGGCCGCACCCTTCGGCATGCTGATCGGTGCCCTGCTGCCCCGCGAACTTGAGGGCACGCTGTTGCTGCTCACCGTGGTGGCGATGCAGATGCTGCTCGACCCGGCCGACGCGGGGGCGAAGTTGACGCCGTTCTGGTCCAGCCGGGAGATCGGCACCTGGGCGGTGGACCACACCGACGACGGTTACCTGATCCGGGGCGTCCTGCACGGGCTGGTGGTCACCGTCCTGCTGATCGTCACGGTGGCGGCCGTCTTCGCCGTCCGGCTGCGTCGACGGCGGCACCTGCACCACGTGCCGATCGCCTGA
- a CDS encoding ATP-binding cassette domain-containing protein — MNADDWLRAFAAELHQRRVGDNAVRHVVAEAATHLREGGGDPWLVFGSPQAYAAAIVESIGTAPGPRPGPVRLHARGLTKRYGRQVVLRDSSLTVRAGQIAAVVGANGCGKSTFLRICAGLVSPDAGEVTVSGRLAYCPQQGGTADFLLPDEHFVLVGTGQGVPRGPARQAGRSAARRLGWDAENAVLARHLSGGTRQKLNLTMSTLAQPDVLLLDEPYQGFDQGSYVNLWDQLTRLRDEGRAIVVVTHLLNQLDRVDVVLDLTPAHQGGRS, encoded by the coding sequence GTGAACGCCGACGACTGGCTGCGCGCGTTCGCGGCCGAGCTGCACCAGCGCCGAGTGGGCGACAACGCCGTCCGGCACGTGGTCGCCGAGGCGGCCACCCACCTGCGCGAGGGCGGCGGTGATCCGTGGCTGGTCTTCGGCTCGCCGCAGGCGTACGCCGCCGCCATCGTGGAGAGCATCGGCACCGCGCCCGGCCCGCGCCCGGGCCCCGTCCGGCTGCACGCCCGGGGCCTCACCAAGCGGTACGGCCGGCAGGTGGTGCTCCGCGACTCGTCGCTCACCGTACGGGCCGGGCAGATCGCTGCCGTGGTCGGCGCGAACGGCTGCGGCAAGAGCACCTTCCTGCGGATCTGCGCCGGCCTGGTCTCGCCGGACGCCGGGGAGGTGACCGTCTCGGGCCGGCTGGCCTACTGCCCCCAGCAGGGCGGCACCGCCGACTTCCTGCTGCCCGACGAGCACTTCGTGCTGGTCGGCACCGGTCAGGGCGTGCCACGGGGACCCGCCCGCCAGGCCGGCCGGTCGGCGGCCCGGCGGCTCGGCTGGGATGCCGAGAACGCGGTGCTTGCCCGGCACCTCTCCGGCGGCACGCGGCAGAAACTGAACCTCACCATGTCCACGCTGGCGCAGCCGGACGTGCTGTTGCTCGACGAGCCGTACCAGGGCTTCGACCAGGGCAGCTACGTCAACCTCTGGGACCAGCTGACCCGGCTGCGCGACGAGGGACGGGCCATCGTCGTGGTGACCCACCTGCTCAACCAGCTCGACCGGGTCGACGTGGTACTCGACCTGACCCCCGCCCACCAGGGAGGCCGATCGTGA
- a CDS encoding PadR family transcriptional regulator: MDSDRRGQWLRGVLDLCVLALLRDGESYGYQLAQSLDAAGVGPIQGGTLYPVLLRLQRTGLVTARWREGDSGPARKYYQLTDDGRAALRHGGNAWLAFVAPVTGIVTKGVDG, translated from the coding sequence GTGGATTCCGACCGTCGGGGGCAGTGGCTGCGGGGAGTGCTCGACCTCTGCGTGCTCGCCCTGCTGCGCGACGGCGAGTCCTACGGCTATCAGCTTGCCCAGTCGCTCGACGCCGCAGGCGTCGGACCGATCCAGGGCGGCACGCTCTACCCGGTGCTGCTGCGCCTGCAACGCACCGGGCTGGTCACCGCACGGTGGCGGGAGGGCGATTCCGGTCCGGCCCGCAAGTACTACCAACTGACCGACGACGGGCGAGCGGCGCTGCGGCACGGCGGCAACGCCTGGTTGGCGTTCGTGGCCCCGGTGACCGGCATCGTCACGAAGGGGGTCGACGGGTGA
- a CDS encoding PP2C family serine/threonine-protein phosphatase, whose translation MTLILRSAILNDIGLVRTNNEDSALAGERLVAVADGMGGLPAGEVASEIVIRILDELVPPTAPDDATEALRAVVSTANQRIHAAIAADPARDGMGTTLTAALLAGETLVLAQVGDSRCYLLRDGHLRQLTRDDTFVQALVDQGALSPEQARHHPQRSLVTRAVQGADAPPTMGAVTVAAGDRLLLCSDGLSDYVADDAIAATLGMHADRQQCGEQLVKLAHQAGAPDNVTVVISDVVTG comes from the coding sequence ATGACGCTGATCCTCCGCTCGGCCATCCTCAACGACATCGGTCTGGTCCGGACCAACAACGAGGACTCCGCCCTCGCCGGCGAGCGCCTCGTCGCGGTGGCCGACGGCATGGGTGGGCTGCCCGCCGGTGAGGTGGCCAGTGAGATCGTCATCAGGATCCTCGACGAGTTGGTCCCGCCGACCGCACCGGACGACGCCACCGAGGCGCTGCGCGCCGTGGTGAGCACCGCCAACCAGCGCATCCACGCCGCGATCGCCGCCGACCCCGCCCGGGACGGCATGGGTACGACGCTGACCGCGGCCCTGCTGGCCGGAGAGACGCTGGTACTGGCGCAGGTCGGCGACTCCCGCTGCTACCTGCTCCGCGACGGCCACCTGCGCCAGCTGACCCGGGACGACACGTTCGTGCAGGCGCTTGTGGACCAGGGTGCCCTCTCCCCCGAGCAGGCCCGCCACCACCCGCAGCGCTCGCTGGTGACCCGGGCGGTGCAGGGTGCCGACGCGCCGCCGACGATGGGCGCGGTGACCGTCGCCGCCGGTGACCGGCTGCTGCTGTGCAGCGACGGGCTCTCCGACTACGTGGCCGACGACGCGATCGCCGCCACGCTGGGCATGCACGCCGACCGCCAGCAGTGCGGCGAGCAGTTGGTGAAGCTCGCCCACCAAGCCGGCGCACCGGACAACGTCACCGTGGTGATCTCCGACGTGGTGACCGGCTGA
- a CDS encoding LuxR family transcriptional regulator, with translation MLPVSMVGRAGELAELARAWSSVVLGRRRSPAVAVVTGGPGVGKSLLVAAALDGFTPRPEVVLSGAARVHSPAPYDWLAAVLSGRDTARLDLPADALAWLAQQPTAPRERYAPGTLLRLAVRTVRVLVGAGPAVLVVEDLHALDPASLNLVGELATADGLPALLVVATRPAARAVSPELAGRTLARLCGVRGVVRQHLGPLRPAEVAEVLTQVYADPPPELAHEIWRRTDGNPYALTELLAAHAGQDPDALLASAGPPVPPESDPALSPSRPAVPASRAAVPAEFSPGRSRRSRVAPSAAPRPVCLTGREAEVLDCLVAGMSNKQVARALGISVRTVTVHVSNLLRKTGTASRTEVALWAVRQHPTPQHPPHPPHHGADHEVVAPASAYPSQ, from the coding sequence ATGTTGCCGGTGTCCATGGTCGGGCGTGCCGGTGAGCTGGCTGAGCTGGCCCGGGCCTGGTCCAGCGTGGTCCTGGGCCGCCGCCGTTCCCCGGCCGTAGCGGTCGTCACCGGGGGACCGGGCGTGGGCAAGAGTCTGCTGGTCGCCGCCGCGCTGGACGGCTTCACCCCGCGACCGGAGGTGGTGCTCAGCGGTGCCGCCCGGGTGCACAGCCCCGCCCCGTACGACTGGTTGGCCGCGGTGTTGAGCGGACGTGACACCGCCCGGCTCGACCTGCCGGCCGACGCGCTGGCCTGGCTCGCCCAGCAGCCCACCGCGCCGCGTGAGCGTTATGCCCCCGGCACCCTGCTCCGGCTGGCCGTGCGTACCGTCCGGGTGCTCGTCGGTGCCGGTCCGGCGGTGCTCGTGGTGGAGGACCTGCACGCCCTCGACCCGGCCAGCCTCAACCTGGTCGGCGAACTGGCCACCGCCGACGGGCTGCCGGCCTTGCTGGTGGTGGCGACCAGGCCCGCCGCGCGCGCGGTCTCCCCGGAACTCGCCGGCCGCACCCTGGCCCGGCTCTGCGGAGTACGCGGCGTGGTGCGCCAGCACCTCGGCCCGCTGCGTCCGGCCGAGGTCGCCGAGGTGCTGACCCAGGTGTACGCGGACCCACCTCCCGAGCTGGCGCACGAGATCTGGCGACGCACCGACGGCAACCCGTACGCGCTCACCGAACTGCTCGCCGCACACGCCGGGCAGGATCCCGACGCCCTGCTGGCCTCGGCCGGCCCGCCGGTGCCGCCCGAGTCCGATCCTGCGCTCTCCCCGTCCCGTCCGGCCGTGCCCGCCTCCCGGGCTGCCGTGCCGGCGGAGTTTAGTCCCGGACGGTCGAGGCGCAGCCGTGTCGCGCCTTCGGCGGCCCCGCGTCCGGTCTGCCTGACCGGCCGGGAGGCGGAGGTGCTCGACTGCCTGGTCGCCGGCATGTCCAACAAACAGGTGGCCCGCGCCCTGGGCATCTCGGTACGCACGGTCACCGTGCACGTCTCCAACCTGCTCCGCAAAACCGGCACCGCCTCCCGTACCGAAGTGGCCCTCTGGGCGGTCCGCCAACACCCGACCCCCCAGCACCCCCCGCACCCCCCGCACCACGGCGCCGATCATGAAGTTGTTGCCCCAGCAAGCGCTTACCCATCGCAATAA